In Vicia villosa cultivar HV-30 ecotype Madison, WI unplaced genomic scaffold, Vvil1.0 ctg.000041F_1_1_1, whole genome shotgun sequence, the following are encoded in one genomic region:
- the LOC131622714 gene encoding caffeoylshikimate esterase-like has product MVHPIAEANEYSPFGTLTPDDFYARHSVTHHSEFVINPRGLKLFTQWWIPQPPTNLIGILAVVHGYTGESSWLIQLTSVYFAKAGFATCAIDHQGHGFSDGLIAHIPDINPVVDDCITFFESFRSRFDPSLPSFLYSESLGGAIALYITLRRTLPWNGLVLNGAMCGISDKFKPPWPLEHFLSIAAAIIPTWRVVPTRGSIPDVSFKEEWKRKLAIASPKRTLARPRASTALELLRICRELQGRYEEVDVPFLVVHGGDDVVCDSGCVEELYARAKSKDKTLKIYDGMWHQLVGESDESVELVFGDILEWLRKRATVDGAS; this is encoded by the coding sequence ATGGTGCACCCAATAGCAGAGGCAAATGAATATAGCCCCTTCGGCACCCTCACTCCGGACGATTTCTACGCTCGCCACTCAGTGACTCACCACTCCGAGTTTGTTATAAATCCTAGAGGCCTCAAACTCTTCACTCAATGGTGGATCCCTCAGCCTCCAACTAACCTCATCGGAATTCTCGCCGTCGTCCACGGCTACACCGGCGAGTCCAGCTGGCTAATCCAACTAACTTCTGTCTACTTCGCCAAGGCCGGATTCGCCACTTGCGCTATCGACCACCAAGGCCATGGTTTCTCCGACGGTTTAATCGCTCATATCCCTGACATCAATCCCGTCGTCGATGACTGCATCACATTCTTTGAATCCTTCCGTTCACGCTTCGATCCGTCGTTACCTTCGTTTCTCTACTCAGAATCTCTCGGTGGAGCTATCGCGCTTTACATCACTCTCCGCCGAACATTACCGTGGAACGGCCTCGTCCTCAACGGCGCAATGTGTGGGATCAGCGACAAGTTCAAACCGCCGTGGCCGTTggaacactttctctcaatcgcAGCTGCAATTATCCCGACGTGGCGCGTCGTTCCCACGCGCGGCTCGATTCCTGACGTTTCGTTCAAGGAGGAGTGGAAGAGGAAGCTTGCAATTGCGAGTCCGAAGAGGACATTGGCGCGTCCACGCGCCTCGACGGCACTGGAATTGTTGAGGATTTGTCGTGAGCTGCAGGGAAGGTATGAGGAAGTGGATGTGCCGTTTCTGGTTGTGCACGGAGGCGACGACGTCGTTTGCGATTCAGGTTGTGTGGAGGAGTTGTATGCACGCGCTAAGAGCAAAGATAAGACGCTGAAGATATATGATGGAATGTGGCACCAGTTGGTTGGAGAATCTGATGAGAGTGTGGAGTTGGTGTTTGGTGATATCTTGGAATGGCTTCGCAAACGCGCCACCGTGGACGGTGCTAGTTAG